Proteins found in one Euzebya sp. genomic segment:
- a CDS encoding putative bifunctional diguanylate cyclase/phosphodiesterase — MGTGPGSTVAPGDRSARRGAFVDLALAMASLGLAIGIVFPFFALLLGVPATYALAPRFWASCLAAGLLLALLNWLVARGVVGRRLDALVVRMARVAESLRTGAASGAVELAPAAHALVVDSADGLGRTAQAFNDLLGALAVEHRFRSLVHASSDLTWLVAADRRISFASRSVGDVLGWPPEHAVGMVARDAVHPDDAAAIDGLLDGVTDDQAAVVTVRIAHATGGWRHIEVQATDRRADPLIDAVVLTGRDVTERVELQAELTHQAHHDELTGLPNRAALLDRGAALVATATPAEPLAVLVMDLDRFKEINDTLGHAYGDRLLVEVAARITAELRDDDVVARLGGDEFAVLVPGVDPATACAAAERLVAALTAPFSIDGFELAVDASVGVAVSDGQTGRPTIDACLREADIAMYTAKDLKTGVEVYDPSADTNTPSRLGLLAELRRGLIDDQLVLHYQPKLSLRTGALAGVEALVRWQHPTRGLLPPAAFLPVVEQTGLIDGLTDVVLDLALHQVRDWLDEGQPVQVAVNVSPRSLHRDDLPDRVERALAAHDVPPALLRLEITESSITADPAKALVILERLHDAGITLSIDDFGTGYSSMGFMRRLPVSELKVDRTFVAAMLDSPEDTALVRSVIELGHNLGLTVVAEGIEDATASAELAGLSCDVGQGFLFARPQPAAEVTRWLRARDRDLVAGPVGPAIPAPR, encoded by the coding sequence ATGGGCACGGGACCTGGGTCGACGGTGGCCCCGGGTGACCGATCGGCGCGCCGGGGCGCGTTCGTCGACCTCGCGCTCGCCATGGCCTCGCTGGGGTTGGCGATCGGCATCGTCTTCCCGTTCTTCGCCCTGCTGCTCGGCGTGCCGGCCACCTACGCGCTCGCGCCGCGGTTCTGGGCCAGCTGCCTCGCCGCTGGCCTGCTCCTCGCCCTGCTCAACTGGCTGGTCGCCCGAGGCGTCGTGGGGCGTCGCCTGGACGCCCTCGTGGTGAGGATGGCGCGGGTGGCGGAGTCGCTGCGGACCGGGGCCGCTAGCGGTGCCGTCGAGCTGGCGCCGGCGGCGCACGCGCTGGTGGTGGACTCGGCGGACGGCCTGGGCCGCACGGCGCAGGCCTTCAACGACCTGCTCGGCGCGCTCGCCGTCGAGCACCGCTTCCGGTCCCTCGTCCACGCGTCGTCCGACCTGACCTGGCTGGTCGCCGCCGACCGCAGGATCAGCTTCGCGTCGCGATCGGTCGGCGACGTGCTCGGGTGGCCTCCCGAACACGCCGTCGGGATGGTGGCGCGCGACGCCGTGCACCCCGACGACGCCGCGGCGATCGACGGCCTCCTCGACGGGGTGACCGACGACCAGGCGGCCGTGGTCACCGTGCGGATCGCGCACGCGACCGGGGGGTGGCGTCACATCGAGGTGCAGGCGACCGATCGGCGTGCCGACCCGCTGATCGACGCGGTCGTCCTGACCGGCCGCGACGTGACCGAGCGCGTCGAGCTGCAGGCCGAGCTGACGCACCAGGCCCACCACGACGAGCTGACCGGCCTGCCCAACCGCGCGGCCCTGCTCGATCGGGGCGCGGCCCTGGTGGCCACCGCGACCCCTGCGGAACCCCTCGCCGTGCTCGTCATGGACCTCGACCGCTTCAAGGAGATCAACGACACCCTGGGCCACGCCTACGGCGACCGGCTGCTCGTCGAGGTCGCCGCGCGGATCACCGCGGAGCTGCGCGACGATGACGTCGTGGCGCGCCTGGGCGGGGACGAGTTCGCGGTGCTCGTGCCCGGCGTGGACCCCGCGACGGCCTGCGCGGCAGCCGAGCGGCTGGTCGCCGCCCTCACCGCGCCGTTCAGCATCGACGGGTTCGAGCTCGCCGTCGACGCGAGCGTCGGGGTCGCGGTGAGCGACGGCCAGACGGGTCGCCCGACGATCGACGCCTGCCTGCGGGAGGCCGACATCGCCATGTACACCGCGAAGGACCTGAAGACCGGCGTGGAGGTCTACGACCCGTCGGCCGACACCAACACGCCGTCGCGGCTCGGGCTCCTCGCCGAGCTGCGGCGCGGCCTGATCGACGACCAGCTGGTGCTCCACTACCAGCCGAAGCTGTCCCTGCGGACCGGGGCGCTCGCGGGGGTCGAGGCGCTGGTCCGCTGGCAGCACCCGACCCGCGGCCTGCTGCCGCCCGCGGCGTTCCTGCCGGTGGTCGAGCAGACCGGGCTGATCGACGGGCTGACCGACGTCGTCCTGGACCTCGCCCTCCACCAGGTCCGCGACTGGTTGGACGAGGGTCAGCCGGTCCAGGTGGCGGTCAACGTCTCACCGCGGTCGCTGCACCGCGACGACCTGCCCGACCGCGTCGAGCGGGCCCTGGCCGCCCACGACGTGCCGCCGGCCCTCCTGCGGCTCGAGATCACCGAGAGCTCGATCACCGCGGACCCCGCCAAGGCCCTCGTGATCCTCGAGCGGCTGCACGACGCCGGCATCACCCTGTCCATCGACGACTTCGGGACCGGGTACTCCTCGATGGGCTTCATGCGCCGGCTGCCGGTCTCGGAGCTGAAGGTCGACCGCACGTTCGTCGCGGCGATGCTCGACTCGCCCGAGGACACCGCGCTGGTCCGCTCGGTCATCGAGCTCGGGCACAACCTGGGGCTGACGGTCGTGGCGGAGGGCATCGAGGACGCGACCGCGTCCGCCGAGCTGGCGGGGCTCTCCTGCGACGTCGGGCAGGGCTTCCTGTTCGCCCGCCCCCAGCCCGCCGCGGAGGTGACCCGCTGGCTGCGCGCCCGCGACCGCGACCTGGTGGCGGGGCCGGTCGGACCCGCGATCCCCGCTCCCCGCTGA
- the serA gene encoding phosphoglycerate dehydrogenase, with product MKVLVADALSDAGVSLLSERFDVDVRTGLPKDELVAAIGAYDAVVVRSATTIDADVLAAADNLKVVARAGIGLDNVDIEAATARGVLVCNAPQSNIISAAEHAVALLLSLARRVPEADASLRRGEWLRSTLQGVELAGKTVGVLGLGRIGTLVAQRLMAFGVRLVAYDPYVTPERAARLGVELVPTVLGVCEAADIITIHLPKTPETTGIVSKAELQALGPGGLVVNAARGGLVDESALHAALTEGWIRGAALDVFDSEPPGDSPLLGLPNLVATPHLGASTDEAQDKAGTQVAEAVALALDGEFVPSAVNVQVGGGIPEAVKPYMPLTETLGRLLTAIAGGHGTTGDVTVEYRGRIAGEETQALNLSALRGLLTDVVHEPVTFVNAPLIASDRDLVLSTLTSEESVDFVSLVRLTAGEDAVAGTLVGPAHKPRLVQVWDFDIDTEPADHMVFFRYTDKPGVVGIIGGKLGDAGINIASMQVGRRDTGGEALVVMTVDSAIPADVLDDIASAIGASGVRAVSLV from the coding sequence GTGAAGGTCCTCGTTGCCGACGCCCTCAGCGACGCCGGCGTGTCGCTGCTCAGCGAGCGCTTCGACGTCGACGTGCGCACCGGGCTGCCCAAGGACGAGCTGGTCGCGGCCATCGGCGCCTACGACGCCGTGGTCGTGCGGTCGGCCACGACCATCGACGCCGACGTCCTGGCCGCGGCGGACAACCTCAAGGTCGTCGCGCGCGCGGGGATCGGCCTCGACAACGTCGACATCGAGGCGGCGACCGCCCGCGGCGTCCTGGTCTGCAACGCCCCGCAGTCCAACATCATCTCCGCCGCCGAGCACGCGGTGGCGCTCCTCCTCAGCCTGGCCCGGAGGGTCCCCGAGGCGGACGCGTCCCTCCGCCGGGGGGAGTGGCTGCGGTCGACGCTGCAGGGCGTCGAGCTGGCCGGCAAGACCGTCGGGGTGCTGGGCCTCGGGCGCATCGGGACCCTGGTCGCCCAGCGGCTGATGGCCTTCGGCGTCCGCCTGGTCGCCTACGACCCCTACGTCACGCCTGAGCGGGCGGCCCGGCTGGGCGTGGAGCTCGTCCCCACCGTCCTGGGCGTCTGCGAGGCGGCGGACATCATCACGATCCACCTGCCGAAGACGCCGGAGACGACCGGCATCGTCTCGAAGGCCGAGCTGCAGGCCCTCGGACCCGGCGGGCTGGTCGTCAACGCCGCCCGCGGCGGGCTGGTCGACGAGTCGGCGCTGCACGCGGCCCTGACCGAGGGGTGGATCCGCGGGGCCGCCCTCGACGTCTTCGACAGCGAACCGCCCGGGGACAGCCCGCTCCTCGGCCTGCCGAACCTGGTGGCGACCCCGCACCTCGGCGCATCGACCGACGAGGCGCAGGACAAGGCCGGCACCCAGGTCGCCGAGGCGGTCGCCCTGGCCCTCGACGGCGAGTTCGTCCCCTCCGCGGTCAACGTCCAGGTCGGCGGCGGCATCCCCGAGGCGGTCAAGCCCTACATGCCGCTGACCGAGACCCTCGGCCGCCTGCTCACCGCGATCGCCGGCGGCCACGGGACCACCGGTGACGTCACGGTCGAGTACCGCGGCCGGATCGCCGGCGAGGAGACCCAGGCGCTGAACCTGTCAGCGCTCCGCGGGCTCCTGACCGACGTGGTGCACGAGCCGGTGACGTTCGTCAACGCCCCCCTCATCGCGAGCGACCGCGACCTGGTGCTGTCCACCCTCACCTCCGAGGAGTCGGTCGACTTCGTGTCCCTCGTCCGGCTCACGGCGGGGGAGGACGCGGTGGCCGGCACCCTCGTCGGCCCCGCCCACAAGCCGCGGCTCGTTCAGGTGTGGGACTTCGACATCGACACCGAGCCGGCGGACCACATGGTGTTCTTCCGCTACACCGACAAACCCGGCGTGGTCGGCATCATCGGCGGCAAGCTCGGCGACGCCGGGATCAACATCGCGTCGATGCAGGTGGGGCGTCGTGACACCGGGGGCGAGGCCCTCGTCGTCATGACCGTCGACTCCGCCATCCCCGCCGACGTCCTCGACGACATCGCGTCGGCGATCGGCGCCTCGGGGGTCCGGGCGGTCAGCCTGGTCTGA
- a CDS encoding response regulator, giving the protein MGEAEGTRPVRVLIVDDHPVVRDGLRGMFAGTEGIEVVGDAGDGAEAVARSRALDPDVVLMDLRMPGVDGVSAIRALAENGVAARVVVLTTYDTDSDVLPAIEAGATGYLLKDAPRDELLRAVRAAAAGEAVLSPPVATRLMGQVRRPAGAGVSDRELEILRAVARGETNGQIARALFISEATVKTHLVHLYAKLGVNDRAAAVAEGFERGLLVPGAGA; this is encoded by the coding sequence GTGGGTGAGGCCGAGGGCACGCGCCCCGTCCGGGTGCTGATCGTCGATGACCACCCGGTTGTCCGCGACGGGCTGCGGGGCATGTTCGCCGGCACCGAGGGCATCGAGGTCGTGGGAGACGCGGGGGACGGCGCCGAGGCGGTGGCCCGCTCCCGCGCGCTCGACCCGGACGTGGTGCTGATGGACCTCCGGATGCCGGGCGTCGACGGGGTGTCGGCCATCCGCGCGCTGGCCGAGAACGGCGTGGCGGCCCGTGTGGTGGTGCTGACCACGTACGACACCGACTCCGACGTGCTGCCCGCCATCGAGGCCGGCGCCACCGGCTACCTGCTGAAGGACGCGCCGCGGGACGAGCTGCTCCGCGCCGTCCGGGCGGCCGCCGCCGGCGAGGCGGTCCTGTCACCGCCGGTGGCGACGCGGTTGATGGGGCAGGTGCGCCGCCCGGCGGGCGCTGGGGTCAGCGACCGGGAGCTCGAGATCCTCCGCGCCGTCGCACGCGGCGAGACCAACGGCCAGATCGCCCGCGCCCTGTTCATCAGCGAAGCGACCGTCAAGACCCACCTGGTCCACCTCTACGCGAAGCTCGGCGTCAACGACCGGGCGGCCGCGGTCGCCGAGGGCTTCGAGCGGGGCCTGCTCGTGCCCGGCGCCGGCGCCTGA
- a CDS encoding sensor histidine kinase produces the protein MSTPGGLAAPSPWDRGFDRLAAWSPYLTLAVATAVAMTVSGPRDGAAGTLGLAALAAAWSGVLVGVDPARADRPVGLVRLHYAGMLAFGLVLSLREPVYFVYVISGFFQAHVMRSWWLTTAGVAATSLLVNIQIVAHDPTGESWTTYGIVVAIQTAAITMGMLGGEKLNELSEQRRGALAELEAAQRENEGLHARLLAQAREAGILDERQRMAQEIHDTLAQGLTGIITQLEASRQAGEPADRDRHVGVAAQLARETLAEARRSVDALRPGVLEVTRLAGALAEVAGGWAARTGVAAEVATTGTAHPLDPDVEVALLRIAQEALANVERHAAASRVAVTLSFMDDEVSIDVVDDGVGFVADDPGARHGFGLVGMRERAGHVGGRLSVESTPGEGTAVSATVPVSPGAAAEGTSAVAGSVGATGG, from the coding sequence ATGAGCACTCCCGGCGGTCTCGCCGCACCCAGCCCGTGGGACCGGGGGTTCGACCGCCTCGCCGCGTGGTCCCCGTACCTCACGCTGGCGGTCGCGACCGCGGTCGCCATGACCGTCTCCGGCCCGCGGGACGGTGCCGCCGGCACGCTCGGGCTGGCCGCGCTGGCCGCCGCCTGGTCGGGGGTGCTGGTGGGCGTCGATCCGGCACGCGCCGACCGGCCCGTGGGGCTGGTCAGGCTCCACTACGCCGGCATGCTCGCGTTCGGGCTCGTCCTCAGCCTGCGGGAGCCGGTCTACTTCGTCTACGTCATCAGCGGCTTCTTCCAGGCCCACGTGATGCGGAGCTGGTGGCTGACCACGGCCGGCGTGGCCGCGACCTCGCTGCTGGTGAACATCCAGATCGTGGCGCACGACCCGACCGGGGAGAGCTGGACCACCTACGGCATCGTCGTCGCCATCCAGACCGCGGCGATCACCATGGGGATGCTCGGCGGCGAGAAGCTGAACGAGCTGAGCGAGCAGCGGCGCGGGGCCCTCGCCGAGCTCGAGGCGGCCCAGCGGGAGAACGAGGGCCTCCACGCCCGCCTGCTCGCCCAGGCGCGGGAGGCCGGGATCCTCGACGAGCGCCAGCGGATGGCCCAGGAGATCCACGACACCCTCGCCCAGGGGCTGACCGGCATCATCACCCAGCTCGAGGCGTCCCGTCAGGCCGGCGAGCCCGCCGACCGGGACCGCCACGTCGGCGTGGCCGCGCAGCTCGCCCGCGAGACCCTCGCCGAGGCCCGGCGCTCCGTCGACGCGCTCCGGCCGGGAGTGCTCGAGGTCACGCGGCTCGCCGGCGCCCTGGCCGAGGTGGCCGGCGGGTGGGCCGCTCGGACCGGCGTCGCCGCAGAGGTGGCCACGACGGGGACCGCGCACCCCCTCGACCCCGACGTCGAGGTCGCGCTGCTGCGGATCGCCCAGGAGGCGCTCGCGAACGTCGAGCGGCACGCCGCCGCCAGCCGCGTCGCGGTCACCCTGTCCTTCATGGACGACGAGGTCTCGATCGACGTGGTCGACGACGGGGTCGGCTTCGTCGCGGACGACCCCGGCGCCCGGCACGGCTTCGGGCTCGTCGGCATGCGCGAGCGGGCGGGGCACGTCGGCGGCCGGCTCAGCGTCGAGTCGACCCCAGGGGAGGGGACGGCGGTGTCCGCCACCGTCCCGGTGTCCCCAGGTGCCGCAGCGGAGGGGACCTCGGCCGTCGCCGGATCCGTGGGGGCGACGGGTGGGTGA
- a CDS encoding ABC transporter permease, with the protein MSATTTMTATETRLFLREPGAVFWALAFPALLLVVLGTVFPGAQDPSEDLGGARLVDLYAPIALTLGLLTVGTNTLPVALATSRELGVFRRLSITPVHPRSLLAAHLAVQVGAAVTAAVIAVAVGVVAFDLPVPEAPLWFAVAFVLAAAASLSIGLLIGSTARTTAAGQGIGMAVYFPLLFFAGVYFPREVMPDGLRLVSDLTPAGAAVQALQDSWWGSPPTASSLLVMLAWTVVTGAVAARLFRWG; encoded by the coding sequence GTGAGCGCGACCACCACCATGACCGCCACCGAGACCCGGCTGTTCCTGCGCGAGCCCGGTGCGGTGTTCTGGGCCCTGGCCTTCCCAGCGCTGCTCCTCGTCGTCCTGGGGACGGTCTTCCCGGGGGCGCAGGACCCGAGCGAGGACCTCGGCGGGGCCCGGCTGGTCGACCTGTACGCGCCGATCGCGCTGACCCTCGGCCTGCTGACCGTCGGCACGAACACGCTGCCGGTCGCGCTCGCCACGTCCCGCGAGCTCGGCGTGTTCCGGCGCCTGTCGATCACCCCCGTCCACCCCCGGTCCCTGCTGGCGGCGCACCTCGCGGTCCAGGTGGGTGCGGCCGTCACCGCGGCGGTGATCGCCGTGGCCGTCGGCGTGGTGGCCTTCGACCTGCCGGTGCCCGAGGCGCCGCTGTGGTTCGCCGTCGCGTTCGTGCTGGCGGCCGCGGCGTCGCTCTCGATCGGGCTGCTGATCGGGTCGACGGCGCGGACGACGGCGGCCGGCCAGGGCATCGGCATGGCGGTCTACTTCCCGCTGCTGTTCTTCGCCGGCGTGTACTTCCCCCGCGAGGTCATGCCCGACGGGTTGCGGCTCGTCAGCGACCTGACGCCGGCTGGCGCGGCGGTCCAGGCCCTGCAGGACAGCTGGTGGGGCAGCCCGCCGACGGCGTCTAGCCTGCTCGTCATGCTCGCCTGGACGGTCGTCACCGGAGCCGTGGCCGCACGGCTGTTCCGCTGGGGATGA
- a CDS encoding ATP-binding cassette domain-containing protein — MAVIEVRDLVKSYDGRPVVDGVSLTVDAGEVFAIVGTNGAGKTTTVESILGLRRPDAGTIRVLGMDPQRDRAAVALRVGAQLQESRLPAKITVTEALELYASFYPDPLDGEELLADLGLTEKADGRYAQLSGGQRQRVNVALALIGNPEIAVLDELTTGLDPQARRETWWLVERIRDRGVTVVLVTHFMEEAERLADRVAVFDAGRIIATGTPTSLTTGASAEQRLRFRPSQPVDDAVLRAVDDVSDVARHGDRVEVLGTGGVIQAVLAALTRDGVVAEELRVDQPSLDDAFVALTGRPSHADQLQRSTQ, encoded by the coding sequence ATGGCGGTCATCGAGGTCCGCGATCTGGTCAAGTCCTACGACGGCAGGCCCGTCGTCGACGGCGTGTCCCTCACCGTCGACGCCGGTGAGGTCTTCGCCATCGTCGGCACCAACGGGGCCGGCAAGACCACGACGGTCGAGTCGATCCTCGGGCTCCGCCGCCCGGATGCCGGCACGATCCGCGTCCTCGGGATGGATCCCCAGCGGGATCGGGCGGCGGTCGCCCTGCGCGTGGGCGCCCAGCTGCAGGAGAGCCGCCTGCCGGCGAAGATCACCGTCACCGAGGCGCTCGAGCTGTACGCGTCGTTCTACCCCGACCCCCTCGACGGCGAGGAGCTGCTCGCGGACCTCGGGCTGACCGAGAAGGCCGACGGCCGCTACGCCCAGCTGTCCGGCGGGCAGCGCCAGCGGGTCAACGTCGCGCTCGCGCTGATCGGCAACCCCGAGATCGCCGTGCTGGACGAGCTGACCACCGGCCTCGACCCGCAGGCCCGGCGCGAGACCTGGTGGCTGGTCGAGCGGATCCGCGACCGCGGCGTCACCGTCGTGCTGGTCACCCACTTCATGGAGGAGGCCGAGCGGCTCGCCGACCGCGTCGCGGTGTTCGACGCCGGCCGGATCATCGCCACGGGCACGCCGACGTCGCTCACGACCGGCGCGTCCGCCGAGCAGCGGCTCCGCTTCCGGCCCTCCCAGCCGGTCGACGACGCGGTGCTGCGCGCCGTGGACGACGTCAGCGACGTCGCGCGGCACGGCGACCGGGTCGAGGTCCTCGGCACCGGCGGCGTCATCCAGGCCGTCCTGGCGGCCCTCACCCGCGACGGCGTCGTGGCCGAGGAGCTCCGCGTCGACCAGCCCTCCCTCGACGACGCGTTCGTGGCCCTCACCGGCCGCCCGTCGCACGCCGACCAGCTGCAGAGGAGCACCCAGTGA
- a CDS encoding SDR family NAD(P)-dependent oxidoreductase: protein MSVLDLFSLNGRVAIVTGASSGLGVHAATGMAEAGADLVVVARRAEKLADTKAAVEAAGRECVVVTGDVADPVTGTRAVEAAMEAYGKVDVLVNNAGIGTAVPATRETPEQFRQVIDINLNGSYWMAQACGRVMEPGSSIINISSILGITTGGLPQAAYASSKAGVLGLTRDLAQQWTGRKGIRVNAIAPGFFESEMTDQYPDGYLDQVMHRVPAGRTGNPEEFVAAVVFLASDASGYCTGACLPVDGGILLT, encoded by the coding sequence ATGTCCGTCCTCGACCTCTTCAGCCTGAACGGCCGCGTGGCCATCGTCACGGGCGCCTCCTCGGGCCTGGGCGTGCACGCGGCGACGGGGATGGCGGAGGCCGGCGCGGACCTGGTGGTGGTCGCCCGCCGGGCGGAGAAGCTGGCGGACACCAAGGCCGCGGTCGAGGCGGCGGGTCGCGAGTGCGTCGTCGTCACCGGGGACGTGGCGGACCCCGTGACCGGCACCCGGGCCGTCGAGGCGGCGATGGAGGCCTACGGCAAGGTCGACGTGCTGGTCAACAACGCCGGGATCGGGACCGCGGTCCCGGCCACGCGCGAGACGCCGGAGCAGTTCCGCCAGGTCATCGACATCAACCTCAACGGCTCCTACTGGATGGCCCAGGCGTGCGGGCGGGTCATGGAGCCGGGGTCGTCGATCATCAACATCTCCTCCATCCTCGGCATCACCACCGGCGGCCTGCCCCAGGCCGCCTACGCGTCGTCGAAGGCCGGGGTGCTCGGGCTGACCCGCGACCTCGCCCAGCAGTGGACCGGTCGGAAGGGCATCCGCGTGAACGCGATCGCGCCGGGCTTCTTCGAATCCGAGATGACCGACCAGTACCCCGACGGCTACCTCGACCAGGTGATGCACCGCGTCCCCGCGGGTCGGACGGGCAACCCCGAGGAGTTCGTCGCCGCGGTCGTGTTCCTGGCCAGCGACGCGTCCGGCTACTGCACCGGCGCTTGCCTGCCCGTGGACGGCGGGATCCTCCTGACATGA
- a CDS encoding MFS transporter, with the protein MAAVDPSPSPDGQVDRAPLPPEVRRAVAAVVIARVGINAGIRVVYPFPPAIARGLGTTLDRVADLTALGSIVGVLAPLASRLAERVGRRAVMLGALAATLAGAATLGVAPSVAVAAVGFALIGLGKPGFDVPMQGWFGARVPYERRGRVLGTVELTWAGGLLASVPLSGWLIARTSWRAQFAVVAVLVVVGLVAVTTLMDGQDHRAEGRRADLRWTRPRIALLVVVGLFSLAAQGLFVVYGAWLETDIGLDVAGIGLFTLVVVGSELAGEGWVAAVGDRVGLRRSVIGALVVSAVAYAALGLVGGALAGAIAVVVVWFVGYEVSIVASIPLATELGGAGRDRLLGAMVAVIAIARAAGALIAPALFTAGGIALAGAAAAACAAVGAVVMAVAVPEPADVPDGGATP; encoded by the coding sequence ATGGCCGCCGTCGATCCCTCCCCCTCCCCCGACGGCCAGGTCGACCGCGCACCCCTCCCCCCGGAGGTCAGGCGCGCCGTCGCGGCGGTCGTGATCGCGCGCGTCGGCATCAACGCCGGCATCCGGGTCGTGTACCCGTTCCCGCCCGCGATCGCCCGGGGGCTCGGGACGACCCTCGACCGGGTGGCCGACCTGACGGCGCTCGGCAGCATCGTCGGCGTGCTCGCGCCCCTCGCCAGCCGGCTGGCCGAGCGCGTCGGGCGCCGCGCGGTCATGCTCGGCGCGCTGGCGGCCACCCTGGCCGGGGCCGCCACGCTCGGGGTGGCCCCGTCGGTCGCGGTCGCCGCGGTCGGGTTCGCGCTGATCGGCCTCGGCAAGCCCGGCTTCGACGTGCCCATGCAGGGGTGGTTCGGCGCCCGGGTGCCCTACGAGCGGCGCGGACGGGTGCTCGGGACGGTCGAGCTCACGTGGGCCGGCGGCCTGCTCGCCAGCGTGCCGCTCAGCGGGTGGCTGATCGCCCGGACCTCGTGGCGGGCGCAGTTCGCCGTCGTCGCGGTCCTGGTCGTCGTGGGGCTCGTGGCCGTCACGACCCTCATGGACGGGCAGGACCACCGCGCCGAGGGCCGCCGCGCCGACCTCCGCTGGACCCGGCCGCGCATCGCCCTCCTCGTCGTCGTCGGCCTCTTCAGCCTGGCCGCGCAGGGCCTCTTCGTCGTCTACGGCGCGTGGCTCGAGACCGACATCGGCCTCGACGTCGCCGGCATCGGCCTGTTCACCCTGGTGGTCGTCGGCTCGGAGCTGGCCGGGGAGGGGTGGGTCGCCGCCGTCGGCGACCGCGTCGGCCTGCGGCGCTCGGTCATCGGCGCGCTGGTCGTGTCGGCCGTGGCCTACGCCGCCCTCGGCCTGGTCGGTGGAGCCCTGGCCGGCGCGATCGCCGTCGTGGTGGTGTGGTTCGTCGGCTACGAGGTCAGCATCGTCGCCTCGATCCCGCTGGCGACCGAGCTGGGCGGGGCCGGCCGTGACCGCCTGCTGGGCGCGATGGTCGCGGTCATCGCGATCGCCCGCGCCGCGGGGGCGCTGATCGCACCGGCGCTGTTCACCGCCGGCGGCATCGCCCTGGCCGGAGCGGCCGCCGCGGCCTGCGCGGCCGTCGGGGCGGTGGTGATGGCCGTCGCGGTGCCCGAGCCCGCCGACGTGCCGGACGGCGGCGCGACCCCCTAG
- a CDS encoding alpha/beta fold hydrolase, which translates to MDEITTTAPAADRLPRPGGTLAYDVRGAGPLVVCVPGMGDTRRDYDALADALVAAGHRVATLDLRGHGGSDTTFTDHTRPEAGADVVALVEHLIEHPVGHPAEPDGRAHLIGCSYGASAVAWAAGTRPDLVAGLTLIGPFVRDLPVPAVQRLALSAMLARPWGARAWTAWFRRLHRRPPADLDARVAHVGAMIREPGRLAALRAMAATDCVEVDAALDGITAPTLVVMGTADPDFGDPAAEAAAIAARVDGRARGRVHLVEGAGHYPHVEAPDEALPAIVAHVAETR; encoded by the coding sequence ATGGACGAGATCACCACCACCGCACCCGCCGCTGACCGCCTCCCGCGCCCCGGCGGAACCCTCGCCTACGACGTCCGCGGCGCCGGCCCCCTGGTCGTGTGCGTGCCCGGCATGGGCGACACGCGGCGGGACTACGACGCCCTCGCCGACGCCCTCGTCGCCGCCGGGCACCGCGTCGCCACGCTCGACCTCCGCGGGCACGGGGGATCTGACACGACCTTCACCGACCACACCCGCCCCGAGGCCGGCGCGGACGTCGTCGCCCTCGTCGAGCACCTCATCGAGCACCCGGTCGGGCACCCGGCCGAACCGGATGGGCGTGCCCACCTGATCGGCTGCTCCTACGGCGCCTCGGCCGTCGCCTGGGCGGCGGGCACCCGCCCAGACCTCGTCGCCGGGCTGACCCTCATCGGCCCGTTCGTCCGGGACCTCCCCGTCCCCGCCGTCCAGCGCCTCGCCCTGTCGGCGATGCTGGCCCGCCCCTGGGGCGCGCGCGCCTGGACCGCCTGGTTCCGCCGCCTGCACCGCCGCCCGCCGGCGGACCTCGACGCGAGGGTCGCGCACGTCGGCGCGATGATCCGCGAGCCGGGCCGGCTTGCGGCCCTCCGGGCGATGGCGGCCACCGACTGCGTCGAGGTCGACGCCGCCCTCGACGGCATCACCGCGCCGACCCTCGTCGTCATGGGGACCGCCGACCCCGACTTCGGTGACCCCGCCGCCGAGGCGGCAGCCATCGCGGCCCGCGTCGACGGGCGCGCACGCGGACGGGTCCACCTGGTCGAGGGCGCTGGCCACTACCCGCACGTCGAGGCGCCCGACGAGGCGCTCCCCGCCATCGTCGCCCACGTGGCGGAGACCCGCTGA
- a CDS encoding TetR/AcrR family transcriptional regulator, translated as MPRRGVTRDRVVDAAAALVDAGGPEAVTLAAVADAVGIRTPSLYNHVEGLAGLRRDLAVHAVRQLGGALSAAADGAGEGERVVALGRAYRGFALAHPGLHAMAVRAPEPDDAEHAAAAAEVVDVVIGALGDHGVGGTEAIHATRGLRSVLHGFAAIELGGGFGLDVDVDASFEWVLGVFVAGLSARARG; from the coding sequence ATGCCGCGTCGCGGGGTCACGCGGGACCGCGTCGTCGACGCGGCTGCGGCGCTCGTCGACGCCGGCGGGCCGGAGGCGGTGACGCTGGCCGCCGTCGCCGACGCGGTCGGGATCCGCACCCCCTCGCTGTACAACCACGTCGAGGGGCTGGCCGGGCTGCGGCGCGACCTGGCGGTGCACGCGGTGCGGCAGTTGGGCGGGGCCCTGTCCGCGGCTGCCGACGGGGCGGGGGAGGGGGAGCGGGTGGTCGCCCTCGGCCGCGCCTACCGGGGGTTCGCGCTGGCCCACCCCGGCCTGCACGCCATGGCCGTGCGGGCACCCGAGCCCGACGACGCCGAGCACGCCGCCGCCGCCGCAGAGGTCGTCGACGTCGTCATCGGTGCGCTCGGCGACCACGGCGTGGGGGGGACCGAGGCGATCCACGCCACCCGCGGGCTCCGCAGCGTCCTGCACGGGTTCGCCGCCATCGAGCTCGGCGGCGGCTTCGGGCTGGACGTCGACGTCGACGCGTCCTTCGAGTGGGTGCTCGGCGTGTTCGTGGCCGGCCTCTCCGCCCGGGCTCGCGGCTGA